One window of Amaranthus tricolor cultivar Red isolate AtriRed21 chromosome 11, ASM2621246v1, whole genome shotgun sequence genomic DNA carries:
- the LOC130827755 gene encoding leucoanthocyanidin dioxygenase-like, with protein MAPTISSSRVETLASSGIQSIPTEYVRPKEELTSIGNVFEEEKNDNGPQVPTIDIKDIASEDQEVREKAIQDLKKAAMEWGVMHLVNHGISDELINRVRAAGETFFELPIEEKEKYANDQASGNVQGYGSKLANNASGQLEWEDYFFHLIFPENKRDLSIWPKHPIDYIPAVSEYSKKLRVLATKIFSALSLALGLQEGRLEQEVGGLQDLNLQLKINYYPTCPQPELALGVEAHTDVSALTFILHNMVPGLQLHYQNKWVTAKCVPNSIIMHIGDTIEILSNGKYKSILHRGLVNKEKIRISWVVFCEPPKEKIILKPLNDLVNEDGHARFPPRTFDQHVQYKLFRKTQELQTVITMPDQS; from the exons ATGGCACCTACAATATCTTCTTCTAGGGTTGAAACCCTAGCAAGTAGTGGCATACAATCCATCCCAACGGAGTATGTAAGGCCAAAAGAAGAGCTTACTTCTATTGGGAATGTCTTTGAGgaagaaaaaaatgataatgGACCTCAAGTTCCTACAATAGATATTAAAGATATCGCGTCAGAAGATCAAGAGGTTCGAGAAAAGGCGATTCAGGACCTTAAAAAGGCCGCAATGGAGTGGGGTGTTATGCATCTTGTGAATCATGGAATCTCCGACGAGCTTATCAATCGCGTTAGGGCGGCCGGAGAAACCTTCTTTGAGCTCCCAATAGAAGAGAAGGAGAAGTATGCAAATGATCAAGCTTCAGGGAATGTACAAGGGTATGGAAGTAAGCTAGCTAATAATGCTAGTGGTCAACTTGAATGggaggactatttttttcaccTTATTTTCCCCGAGAACAAAAGGGACTTGTCCATTTGGCCTAAGCATCCTATTGACTACAT TCCAGCAGTATCAGAATACTCAAAGAAACTAAGAGTCTTAGCAACAAAGATCTTCTCAGCATTATCACTAGCATTGGGTTTACAAGAAGGAAGATTAGAACAAGAAGTAGGAGGATTACAAGACCTTAATCTTCAACTTAAGATTAATTACTACCCTACATGTCCTCAACCAGAATTAGCCCTAGGAGTAGAGGCACATACTGATGTAAGTGCCCTTACTTTTATACTCCATAACATGGTCCCTGGCCTACAATTACACTACCAAAATAAATGGGTCACTGCCAAATGTGTCCCCAATTCCATTATCATGCATATTGGTGATACAATTGAGATTCTTAGTAATGGGAAATATAAAAGTATTCTTCATAGAGGGTTAGTTAATAAGGAAAAGATTAGGATTTCTTGGGTTGTTTTTTGTGAACCTCCTAAGGAGAAAATTATTCTTAAACCCTTGAATGATCTTGTTAATGAAGATGGTCATGCTCGTTTTCCTCCTCGAACTTTCGATCAACATGTTCAATATAAGCTCTTCAGGAAGACTCAAGAACTACAAACTGTAATAACAATGCCAGATCAATCTTAA